Proteins found in one Deltaproteobacteria bacterium IMCC39524 genomic segment:
- a CDS encoding YheU family protein produces MTRNKTTNHQTDHHEEGVEVPYQDINPETLRNMIEEFVSRDGSDWGDAGGSMEAKIEQVLRQLKAGKIFVAFDLTSQTANIVTKA; encoded by the coding sequence ATGACCAGGAATAAAACAACCAATCACCAGACCGACCACCATGAAGAGGGCGTAGAGGTTCCATATCAAGACATCAACCCTGAGACACTGCGCAACATGATCGAAGAGTTCGTGTCCCGTGATGGCTCAGACTGGGGAGACGCTGGCGGTTCGATGGAGGCCAAGATCGAGCAGGTACTCCGTCAACTCAAGGCCGGAAAAATCTTTGTCGCATTTGACCTGACGTCGCAAACTGCGAATATCGTGACAAAAGCTTAG
- a CDS encoding SseB family protein, protein MTDLDQALETLRADYEDPKAQSGFYDLFLNSLFIVPTVDEMIDKEDKSGKEKVEVPLIIVSDETDYLVFFDTTERLFDWAEKEVPFLQLPGHVLAEMTTDELHWAMNIGTDYNKQFAPDEIAWLKDVVERCKVEENQTSQ, encoded by the coding sequence ATGACTGATCTCGATCAAGCCCTTGAAACCTTGCGTGCCGACTATGAAGACCCAAAGGCACAATCAGGCTTTTACGACCTGTTTCTCAACTCCCTCTTCATCGTCCCGACCGTCGATGAGATGATCGACAAGGAGGACAAAAGCGGCAAGGAAAAGGTCGAAGTTCCTTTAATTATTGTTTCTGATGAGACTGATTACCTTGTCTTTTTTGACACTACAGAAAGACTTTTTGATTGGGCTGAGAAGGAGGTTCCTTTTCTGCAACTGCCTGGCCATGTTCTCGCAGAAATGACCACAGATGAACTTCACTGGGCAATGAATATAGGGACAGATTACAATAAGCAGTTTGCGCCGGACGAAATCGCCTGGCTCAAGGACGTTGTTGAGCGTTGCAAAGTAGAAGAAAACCAGACCAGCCAGTAA
- a CDS encoding cold-shock protein, whose amino-acid sequence MPEGTVKWFNDAKGFGFIEQDNGPDVFVHFSEIQGDGFKSLAEGDRVSFDVTEGQKGPQSSNVRKI is encoded by the coding sequence ATGCCAGAAGGTACCGTGAAGTGGTTCAACGACGCGAAGGGTTTTGGGTTTATCGAGCAGGACAATGGACCGGATGTGTTCGTTCACTTCTCTGAGATTCAAGGTGATGGGTTCAAATCTCTCGCCGAGGGAGACCGGGTAAGTTTCGATGTTACTGAAGGCCAGAAAGGCCCCCAGTCGTCTAACGTGCGCAAAATCTAA
- the pyrR gene encoding bifunctional pyr operon transcriptional regulator/uracil phosphoribosyltransferase PyrR — translation MAKAETAILDKAGVARAITRIAHEILEHNKGGEKLALVGIRTGGDHLATLLQTRINEIEGLEVPLGAVDITMYRDDLASRGSLPIGKTDIPFHLDGKQVILVDDVLYTGRTIRSAMDALMDFGRPSTIQLAVLIDRGHRELPIRADYVGRNVPTAREEDIAVIFDDELNPVEVRLVKP, via the coding sequence ATGGCCAAGGCGGAAACTGCAATTTTAGACAAAGCCGGCGTAGCACGCGCTATCACCAGGATTGCCCACGAGATTCTGGAACATAACAAGGGCGGCGAGAAGCTCGCTCTGGTCGGTATCCGTACCGGTGGTGATCACCTGGCAACCCTGCTGCAAACACGCATCAACGAGATTGAAGGCCTTGAAGTCCCGCTCGGAGCGGTCGACATCACCATGTATCGTGACGACCTGGCCTCTCGAGGCAGTTTGCCGATCGGCAAAACAGACATTCCATTCCACCTTGATGGCAAACAGGTCATCCTGGTTGATGATGTTCTCTATACCGGTCGCACCATTCGTTCAGCAATGGATGCTTTGATGGACTTTGGTCGCCCAAGCACTATCCAGCTCGCCGTTTTGATCGATCGAGGTCACCGTGAGCTGCCGATACGTGCCGATTACGTTGGCCGGAACGTACCGACAGCTCGCGAAGAAGATATCGCGGTTATCTTTGATGATGAATTGAATCCGGTCGAAGTCCGACTGGTTAAGCCTTAG
- the cmoB gene encoding tRNA 5-methoxyuridine(34)/uridine 5-oxyacetic acid(34) synthase CmoB: MTLYKSLYPQLEAIGLEQWAHELQQLIPERMAVESHGTMPLWQKALQRLPQLKPSKMELKTKVEIGCPEDLVGLTPEEFSEQLQAFHPWRKGPYDIFGVNIDTEWRSDWKWDRVLPHIQSLKGLKILDIGCGNGYHGWRMLGEGADLVLGIDPTLLSVMQFHVVQRYLGGKNHYVLPLGIEDIPAGLACFDTVFSMGVLYHRRSPLDHLFELRGCLRSGGELVLETLVVEGEEGTAFMPEGRYAKMRNVWFLPSIQTMLLWLRRCGFKDVACVDINRTSVKEQRRTEWMKFESLADFLDPMDHTKTIEGHPAPLRAIFTATKS; the protein is encoded by the coding sequence ATGACCCTCTACAAATCTTTATATCCACAACTCGAAGCCATTGGGCTAGAACAATGGGCTCATGAGCTACAGCAGTTGATCCCTGAGCGTATGGCTGTGGAGAGTCACGGTACAATGCCCCTCTGGCAAAAAGCCCTGCAGAGACTGCCTCAACTGAAACCATCAAAGATGGAACTAAAAACAAAGGTTGAGATAGGGTGTCCCGAAGACCTTGTTGGGCTCACCCCTGAAGAGTTTTCTGAACAACTTCAGGCCTTCCACCCCTGGAGGAAAGGCCCTTACGACATTTTCGGTGTCAATATTGATACTGAATGGCGCTCAGACTGGAAGTGGGATCGCGTCCTGCCTCATATTCAGTCGCTCAAGGGGCTTAAGATCCTGGATATCGGTTGCGGGAATGGTTATCACGGCTGGCGCATGCTTGGCGAAGGTGCAGATCTTGTTCTGGGGATCGACCCGACCCTGCTTTCCGTTATGCAGTTCCATGTCGTGCAGCGCTACCTGGGGGGCAAAAACCACTACGTGCTGCCGCTGGGGATTGAGGATATTCCGGCCGGTCTGGCTTGTTTTGACACGGTTTTTTCTATGGGCGTACTCTATCATCGCCGGTCGCCTCTGGACCATCTGTTTGAGCTGCGAGGGTGTCTGCGGTCAGGAGGAGAACTGGTACTGGAGACTCTTGTTGTCGAGGGAGAGGAAGGAACGGCGTTCATGCCTGAAGGGCGATACGCCAAGATGCGTAACGTCTGGTTTCTGCCATCCATCCAGACCATGCTCTTGTGGCTGCGTCGTTGCGGTTTTAAAGATGTCGCTTGTGTTGACATCAACCGGACAAGCGTAAAAGAACAGCGCAGAACAGAGTGGATGAAGTTTGAGTCTCTCGCAGATTTTTTAGATCCGATGGACCACACGAAGACAATCGAAGGGCACCCTGCCCCGCTTCGGGCAATTTTTACTGCGACAAAATCGTGA
- a CDS encoding NAD(P) transhydrogenase subunit alpha: protein MDMVYLTFILILSIFLGFELIKKVPATLHTPLMSGANAISGITLVGALIGAGGEGSALTIFLGTAAVTFATINVVGGYLVTDRMLAMFKKKGAKD from the coding sequence ATGGACATGGTTTACCTGACATTCATCCTGATTTTATCCATATTTCTCGGCTTTGAGTTGATCAAGAAGGTCCCCGCCACCCTGCACACACCTCTGATGTCTGGCGCCAATGCCATCTCCGGCATCACACTGGTTGGCGCGCTGATCGGTGCAGGAGGCGAAGGTTCAGCCTTAACGATCTTCCTCGGTACGGCAGCGGTCACTTTTGCAACGATCAATGTCGTGGGCGGCTACCTTGTTACCGATCGAATGCTGGCTATGTTCAAGAAGAAAGGGGCCAAGGACTGA
- a CDS encoding NAD(P)(+) transhydrogenase (Re/Si-specific) subunit beta has product MSGVMLINLSYTVAAVLFILGLKFLGSPETARRGNALSSLGMLLAVVVTLLDHSIIDYRWILLGIVSGALIGALAARLVAMTAMPEMVALFNGFGGIASLLVGCIALSQPLLDRFILLTIFMSIMIGGVTFSGSLVAWGKLSEKITGRPLVFNGQRFVNGGLLLANIVCGVMFVQHPDQALWLVLAVLLSTSLGVMTLLPIGGADMPVVISLLNSYSGLAACAAGFAISNNILIVAGSLVGASGIILTNIMCKAMNRSLANVLFSGFGAASGASKKIEGDVKAITTEDAFYILEAAQSVVVIPGYGMAVAQAQHGVKELQGLLEKNGCEVVYAIHPVAGRMPGHMNVLLAEADVSYDLLLEMDDINPRMETFDVAIVIGANDVVNTAARDSESSQIYGMPIINADYARTVFVLKRSMASGFAGLDNPLFYKDNTRMIFGDAKETVNKLIRELSS; this is encoded by the coding sequence ATGTCGGGTGTCATGCTGATCAACCTGAGTTACACGGTCGCTGCCGTGCTCTTCATCCTTGGCCTGAAGTTTCTCGGCAGCCCGGAGACTGCACGTCGTGGCAACGCCCTCTCCTCACTGGGGATGCTGCTGGCAGTGGTTGTGACTCTCCTGGACCATTCCATTATCGATTACCGCTGGATTCTTCTCGGTATCGTTTCGGGCGCATTGATTGGCGCCCTTGCCGCTCGGCTGGTGGCAATGACTGCCATGCCCGAGATGGTTGCCCTTTTTAACGGCTTTGGAGGCATCGCCAGCCTCTTGGTTGGCTGCATCGCTCTCTCTCAACCCCTGTTAGATCGCTTCATCCTGCTGACTATCTTCATGTCGATTATGATTGGCGGGGTAACCTTCTCAGGAAGCCTGGTCGCTTGGGGTAAGCTTAGCGAAAAGATAACCGGCCGACCGTTGGTGTTCAACGGCCAACGCTTTGTCAACGGCGGATTACTGCTGGCAAATATTGTCTGCGGCGTCATGTTTGTACAACACCCGGATCAAGCCCTTTGGCTCGTTTTGGCAGTTCTGCTTTCCACATCACTGGGTGTAATGACCCTGTTGCCGATCGGCGGCGCTGATATGCCTGTCGTCATCTCTCTGCTGAACAGTTATTCGGGCTTAGCCGCCTGTGCCGCAGGCTTCGCCATTAGCAACAACATCCTGATCGTGGCAGGCTCTCTGGTCGGTGCAAGCGGCATCATCCTGACTAACATCATGTGCAAAGCGATGAACCGGTCTCTTGCGAACGTTCTTTTTTCCGGATTTGGAGCCGCCTCCGGAGCCAGCAAAAAAATTGAAGGCGATGTTAAGGCCATCACCACCGAGGATGCTTTCTATATTCTGGAAGCCGCCCAGAGCGTGGTCGTGATACCGGGGTACGGCATGGCGGTTGCGCAGGCGCAACATGGGGTTAAGGAGCTTCAGGGCCTTCTGGAGAAAAACGGCTGTGAAGTTGTGTATGCCATTCACCCGGTTGCCGGTCGGATGCCCGGCCACATGAATGTCCTGCTGGCTGAGGCGGACGTTTCCTATGACCTGTTGCTGGAGATGGATGACATCAATCCACGCATGGAGACCTTTGACGTGGCGATCGTTATCGGTGCTAACGATGTTGTTAACACGGCCGCCAGAGATAGTGAGAGCAGCCAGATCTACGGGATGCCAATCATCAACGCAGATTATGCCCGCACGGTCTTCGTCCTGAAAAGATCAATGGCCTCTGGATTTGCAGGTCTCGACAACCCACTTTTCTACAAGGACAACACCCGGATGATTTTTGGCGATGCCAAAGAAACCGTCAACAAGCTGATCCGGGAGCTCTCAAGTTGA
- a CDS encoding NAD(P) transhydrogenase subunit alpha, with the protein MTLVAIPNETRPTDRRAAMSPANIAKLVQLEVDVLVEEGLGVGSGFSDDQYRQAGAVVTKNPEEIFSRGDVVLRLHKPTIEEAKLLKSGSVHVSYLDPFKEQELIETLKNCLVSTISMEMVPRTTRAQKMDALSSQASLAGYVMVLQAANRLNRILPMMMTPSGTIKPAKVFVIGAGVAGLQSIATAKRLGARVTAFDTRAVVAEQVESLGATFLNIDLGETGQTEDGYARQLTAEQLSIQQQAQSDEIAKSDIVITTAQVFGRKPPRLVTLETVKRMQPGSIIVDMAAASGGNVEGSIAGKEVEIDGVVIIGSGNWSGQVCRDASNMYSNNLINLFTEYWNPDQKLFEIDLQDDILSSCVITHGGEITNETIRKHYS; encoded by the coding sequence ATGACATTGGTCGCAATCCCCAACGAAACAAGACCGACAGACAGACGAGCCGCAATGTCACCAGCCAACATCGCCAAACTGGTACAATTGGAGGTTGATGTCCTGGTAGAGGAAGGCCTTGGTGTCGGCAGTGGCTTCAGCGACGATCAATACCGACAAGCCGGGGCGGTGGTGACCAAGAACCCCGAGGAAATTTTCTCCAGAGGCGATGTCGTGCTGCGCCTACACAAGCCGACGATAGAGGAGGCAAAGCTTCTCAAAAGTGGTTCGGTTCACGTCAGCTATCTCGATCCCTTCAAAGAACAGGAATTGATCGAAACCCTAAAAAATTGTCTGGTCAGCACAATCAGTATGGAGATGGTCCCCCGCACCACACGAGCGCAAAAAATGGATGCCTTGAGTTCCCAAGCCAGCCTTGCCGGATACGTTATGGTACTCCAGGCGGCGAATCGCTTGAACCGTATTCTGCCGATGATGATGACCCCCTCCGGCACCATAAAGCCCGCCAAAGTTTTCGTGATCGGCGCCGGAGTGGCCGGATTGCAGTCAATCGCTACGGCAAAACGCCTGGGCGCCAGGGTTACGGCATTTGACACCCGGGCGGTTGTCGCGGAGCAGGTCGAATCCCTGGGCGCGACTTTCCTCAATATCGATCTGGGTGAAACCGGTCAGACTGAAGACGGCTATGCGAGGCAGTTGACTGCGGAGCAGTTGAGCATACAGCAGCAAGCCCAGAGTGATGAGATCGCCAAATCGGACATCGTTATTACAACGGCTCAGGTGTTTGGAAGAAAACCTCCGCGTTTGGTGACTCTGGAGACCGTAAAGCGCATGCAGCCGGGCAGCATTATTGTTGACATGGCGGCAGCAAGCGGCGGCAACGTCGAGGGTTCAATCGCAGGCAAAGAGGTAGAGATCGACGGAGTCGTCATAATCGGCAGCGGTAACTGGTCGGGACAGGTGTGTCGGGACGCCAGCAATATGTACTCAAACAACCTAATAAACCTCTTTACTGAATACTGGAACCCAGATCAGAAACTGTTCGAGATCGACTTGCAAGACGACATCCTCTCCAGTTGCGTGATCACCCACGGCGGAGAGATCACCAACGAAACGATCCGCAAGCATTACAGCTAG
- a CDS encoding GIY-YIG nuclease family protein, with protein MPSESFSVRIYLQDGHVDGVKVVARSKWSGRALVIPRSSMPEEINRDELNAPGVYVLIGPSDQQGRETLYIGAADPISADLEKHLSNKSFWTWTIVCSCKHDSLTQAHIEYIKSRLIKLAQEAGKATLDNQERPELPLLDDVDVEYAETFLGHSLSIYPVFGLRAFEGP; from the coding sequence ATGCCATCAGAATCATTCTCAGTGAGAATTTACCTTCAGGACGGTCACGTTGACGGTGTGAAGGTTGTCGCCAGGTCGAAATGGTCCGGCCGCGCCCTCGTGATCCCTCGCAGTTCTATGCCTGAAGAGATAAATCGTGACGAGCTTAATGCCCCGGGCGTCTATGTCCTGATTGGCCCTTCCGATCAGCAGGGTCGGGAAACCCTCTATATAGGCGCAGCGGACCCGATCTCTGCAGACCTGGAAAAACATCTAAGCAATAAAAGTTTCTGGACCTGGACGATCGTTTGTTCGTGTAAACACGACAGCCTTACTCAGGCTCATATTGAGTACATCAAGTCACGCTTGATAAAATTGGCCCAAGAGGCCGGTAAAGCGACCCTCGACAATCAAGAACGCCCTGAACTTCCACTGCTTGACGATGTAGATGTTGAATATGCCGAAACGTTCCTTGGCCATTCACTGAGTATCTACCCGGTGTTCGGCTTGAGAGCTTTTGAAGGGCCGTGA
- the cmoA gene encoding carboxy-S-adenosyl-L-methionine synthase CmoA, whose protein sequence is MVKKQDEIYASPLNEIIDFDFDEKVADVFPDMIQRSVPGYGTMISTIGILAAKYAQPNSRCYDLGCSLGAVSLSMRLRINQPDCKIIAVDNSEAMVERGVELLASDNSSKVPVEMVCADIKDIAIEDASVVVLNFTLQFIPLDQRLALITRIYQGLKPGGVLILSEKMAFDDQVKQDFHTEAHHDFKRANGYSDLEISQKRTALERVMIPESFTCHKQRLQEAGFPMSEVWFQCFNFASMIAIK, encoded by the coding sequence GTGGTAAAAAAACAAGACGAAATTTATGCTTCGCCATTGAACGAAATCATCGACTTTGATTTTGATGAGAAGGTGGCAGATGTCTTCCCCGACATGATCCAGCGCTCGGTCCCTGGCTACGGCACCATGATTTCAACGATAGGAATCCTGGCGGCAAAGTATGCCCAGCCTAATAGCCGCTGCTACGATCTCGGCTGCTCTCTGGGAGCCGTCAGCCTGTCGATGCGCCTGCGCATCAATCAGCCGGACTGTAAAATTATTGCCGTGGACAATTCCGAGGCAATGGTCGAGCGAGGCGTGGAGCTTTTGGCCTCAGACAATTCGTCAAAGGTTCCTGTCGAGATGGTTTGTGCTGATATCAAGGACATCGCCATAGAAGATGCGTCAGTTGTCGTTCTCAACTTCACGTTGCAGTTTATCCCTCTTGATCAACGCTTGGCGCTAATCACACGCATTTACCAAGGCCTGAAACCGGGCGGCGTGTTGATATTGTCCGAAAAAATGGCCTTTGATGACCAGGTCAAGCAGGACTTTCATACCGAAGCCCATCACGATTTCAAGCGAGCCAACGGCTATAGCGATCTGGAGATCAGTCAAAAGCGCACAGCTCTTGAGCGTGTGATGATCCCGGAGAGCTTCACCTGCCATAAACAGCGCTTACAGGAAGCCGGGTTTCCCATGAGTGAAGTCTGGTTTCAGTGCTTCAACTTTGCGTCCATGATCGCCATCAAATGA
- a CDS encoding GerMN domain-containing protein: MSPFPPLFLAFCFLSLFACKQEEPAPSSQTSGLVIASQAYLDNFGEPPQGKAGEAFARVGYLPVRNAPGKVRAFPLFLFSKDGELQQILSRLTGGDLVFSEDSGLYNPFPNDLQVTSASTEKGTQTLSLMTQQSWSEYDIASAGLAMAATVLQFKQTNKVFIMLNGQPLPQMPADGYILDPGTLADVEPPSLVLMAGMWEQGTDNLDELLVEFDRPVKVNSFKLYDSSGKSIEGEYFTSIFQMAVVVLPGDKTLYKEGDVLRAEWDVVDFMGRVNSGSSTLPLRRYEH; this comes from the coding sequence ATGTCCCCATTCCCCCCTCTGTTTTTAGCCTTTTGCTTCTTATCTCTCTTCGCCTGCAAGCAAGAAGAACCTGCGCCGTCATCCCAAACTTCGGGGCTTGTCATTGCCAGCCAGGCTTACCTGGACAACTTTGGTGAGCCGCCGCAAGGGAAGGCAGGTGAAGCTTTTGCCCGCGTCGGCTATCTTCCCGTCCGCAACGCACCTGGGAAAGTGCGAGCTTTTCCGCTTTTCCTGTTCAGCAAGGATGGGGAATTACAACAAATTCTCAGTCGCCTGACCGGTGGTGACCTTGTTTTCTCAGAGGACTCTGGGCTGTACAATCCTTTCCCAAATGATTTGCAGGTAACCTCTGCGTCAACTGAAAAGGGCACACAAACCTTGTCTTTAATGACTCAGCAATCCTGGTCTGAATATGATATCGCCTCAGCCGGACTGGCCATGGCGGCGACTGTTCTCCAGTTTAAGCAGACCAACAAGGTTTTTATCATGCTGAATGGTCAACCTCTTCCACAAATGCCTGCAGACGGCTATATTCTGGACCCTGGAACTTTGGCCGATGTTGAGCCACCTTCGCTGGTCCTGATGGCGGGGATGTGGGAGCAGGGGACTGATAACCTGGATGAGCTACTTGTTGAGTTTGATCGACCTGTTAAAGTCAATAGCTTCAAGTTATACGACAGCTCTGGAAAATCTATTGAGGGTGAATACTTCACCTCCATTTTCCAGATGGCTGTTGTTGTCTTGCCAGGCGACAAAACTCTTTATAAAGAAGGTGATGTTTTGCGTGCTGAGTGGGATGTGGTGGATTTCATGGGCCGAGTAAACAGCGGCTCAAGCACTCTGCCTTTGCGTCGTTACGAACACTGA